A section of the Babylonia areolata isolate BAREFJ2019XMU chromosome 1, ASM4173473v1, whole genome shotgun sequence genome encodes:
- the LOC143284960 gene encoding aconitate hydratase, mitochondrial-like yields MAQVLRAAAQKSLETLGRASKGKWIHTTAYAPAGQKVALSRFEQCQFIDYDKQEHTLKIVRDRLGRPLTLSEKVLYSHLDDPKNEVIERGTSYLKLRPDRVAMQDATAQMALLQFISSGLPHVAVPSTVHCDHLIEAQIGGEQDLQRAKDINAEVYEFLSSVSAKYGIGFWKPGSGIIHQIILENYAYPGVLLIGTDSHTPNGGGLGGLCIGVGGADAVDVMADMPWELKCPKVIGVKLTGKLSGWTSPKDIILKVAGILTVKGGTGAIVEYFGPGVDSISCTGMGTICNMGAEIGATTSVFPFNYRMQDYLKATNRLEIAELANSYKHLLSADDNAHYDQVIEIDLDKLEPHVNGPFTPDLAHPISKLGETAKKNSWPMDIRVGLIGSCTNSSYEDMGRSVSIAKQALEHGLKAKSAFTVTPGSEQIRATIERDGMAKTLRDIGGVVLANACGPCIGQWDRKDVKKGEKNTIVTSYNRNFTGRNDANPATHAFVTSPELVTALAIAGDLSFNPETDELTGADGKKFKLNSPYGDELPVKGFDPGVDTYQSPPLSGDGVTVKVSPDSKRLQLLEPFDKWDGKDLTDMPVLIKVKGKCTTDHISAAGQWLKYRGHLDNISNNLLIGAVNSENGEINKVKNQLTGEFGAVPDVARAYKAKKVPWVVVGDENYGEGSSREHAALEPRHLGGRAIIVKSFARIHETNLKKQGLLPLTFANSADYDKIQPTDRLSLLNLKDLKPGSTVICEVKHLTGKTEKIELKHSMNEGQIEWFHAGSALNRMKELKK; encoded by the exons ATGGCGCAGGTGTTGAGAGCAGCGGCTCAGAAG AGCTTGGAAACGCTCGGTCGAGCAAGCAAAGGGAAATGGATCCACACAACAGCATATGCTCCTGCTGGCCAAAAG GTGGCATTGAGCCGGTTTGAACAATGCCAGTTCATTGACTATGACAAACAGGAGCATACACTGAAGATTGTTCGTGACAG GTTGGGACGTCCTTTGACTCTGTCAGAAAAGGTTTTATACAGCCATTTGGATGATCCCAAGAATGAG GTGATCGAGCGAGGCACAAGTTACCTGAAGCTTCGTCCAGACCGAGTTGCCATGCAAGATGCCACTGCTCAA ATGGCCTTGCTGCAGTTCATATCCAGTGGTTTGCCACATGTGGCTGTCCCCTCCACTGTGCACTGCGACCATCTGATCGAGGCCCAGATTGGTGGAGAGCAGGATCTTCAGCGGGCCAAG GATATCAATGCTGAAGTATACGAGTTCCTTTCGTCAGTGAGTGCCAAGTATGGAATTGGTTTCTGGAAACCTGGCAGTGGCATCATCCATCAG ATTATTTTGGAGAACTACGCCTACCCGGGAGTGTTGCTGATTGGTACTGACAGCCACACGCCCAATGGAG GCGGACTGGGTGGTCTGTGCATTGGAGTGGGAGGTGCCGATGCTGTGGATGTCATGGCTGACATGCCCTGGGAGCTCAAGTGCCCCAAG GTGATTGGAGTGAAGCTGACAGGCAAACTGAGTGGCTGGACCTCCCCCAAGGACATCATCCTGAAGGTGGCTGGCATCCTGACCGTGAAGGGAGGAACCGGGGCCATTGTGGAATACTTTGGGCCAGGCGTGGACTCCATCTCATGCACAG GCATGGGAACAATCTGTAACATGGGGGCTGAAATCGGGGCCACCACCTCTGTTTTTCCCTTCAACTACCGCATGCAGGACTACCTCAAAGCCACCAACAGGCTTG AAATTGCTGAACTTGCCAACTCCTACAAGCACCTGCTTTCTGCTGATGACAATGCACATTATGATCAGGTCATTGAGATCGACCTTGACAAG CTGGAGCCTCATGTGAATGGCCCCTTCACCCCAGACCTGGCACACCCCATCAGCAAGCTGGGAGAGACTGCCAAGAAGAACAGCTGGCCAATGGATATCAGAGTCG GATTGATTGGCAGCTGCACCAACAGCAGCTACGAAGACATGGGCCGGTCCGTCAGCATTGCCAAACAGGCGCTGGAGCATGGGCTGAAGGCCAAGAGTGCCTTTACCGTCACTCCTGGATCAGAACAGATCCGCGCCACCATTGAAAGGGATGGCATG GCTAAAACACTACGTGACATTGGTGGGGTGGTGCTGGCCAATGCCTGTGGGCCCTGCATCGGTCAGTGGGACCGGAAGGATGtcaagaagggggagaagaacacCATCGTCACCTCCTACAACCGCAACTTCACGGGCCGCAATGATGCCAACCCCGCCACCCACGCCTTCGTCACGTCCCCGGAGCTGGTGACGGCTCTGGCCATTGCCGGTGACCTGTCCTTCAACCCAGAGACGGATGAACTCACTGGGGCTGATG GCAAGAAGTTCAAGCTGAACAGCCCATACGGCGATGAGCTGCCCGTCAAAGGGTTCGACCCCGGCGTGGACACGTACCAGAGCCCCCCTCTCAGCGGGGACGGTGTGACGGTGAAGGTGTCCCCGGACAGCAAACGTCTGCAGCTGCTGGAGCCCTTCGATAAGTGGGACGGCAAGGATCTGACTGACATGCCTGTCCTCATCAAG GTGAAAGGGAAGTGTACAACAGATCACATCAGCGCTGCTGGACAATGGCTGAAATACCGAGGACATCTGGACAACATCTCCAACAATCTGTTGATTGG AGCTGTGAACAGTGAGAACGGTGAGATCAACAAAGTGAAGAACCAGTTGACAGGGGAATTTGGGGCAGTCCCTGATGTTGCCAGAGCCTACAAG GCCAAGAAGGTaccatgggtggtggtgggagatgaGAACTACGGTGAGGGCAGCAGCCGAGAGCATGCTGCTCTGGAACCAAGGCATTTGGGAGGCCGTGCCATAATTGTCAAAAGCTTTGCTCGCATCCACG AAACCAACCTGAAGAAGCAAGGCCTGCTGCCTCTCACCTTCGCCAACTCTGCTGACTACGACAAGATCCAGCCCACAGACAGGCTGTCACTGCTTAACCTGAAGGACCTCAAGCCTGGCTCT ACTGTCATCTGTGAGGTCAAGCATCTGACTGGCAAGACGGAGAAGATTGAACTGAAGCACTCAATGAATGAAGGACAGATTGAATGGTTCCATGCAGGCAGTGCTCTGAACAGAATGAAGGAGCTCAAGAAGTAG